TCAGTTCATCCGCCGAATCCGAAATCAGCTGCAGTTCATTAAGGACAAAAACCGGTATCACCAGCGGTCCTTCAACAAATCCAGTCTGGCAGATATCAAAAATACGACCATCAATAATTACACTGGTATCCAAAAGCTTGGGAATTGCACAGTTCTTCTTTTTTGTATTCTTTTTGACTTCAACCGGAGCGGTTCCCGGTTCTTTTTCTTTTCGCAGTCCCTGAAACGCCAGCAGAATATCGTCTCTTTTCTTCATCGGAATTGTAAACCCGATATAGCCAAGGACAATATAAATCGCAATGGTCAGAACTCCACTCACCCATGGAATTGGGATTTGCATCAGTGCAATACTGATCAGCATCGCAATCAGAAGACCAATCACCAGGCCAATAATGCCGAAACTCACATCAACCAGCCGTACATTTTCCAGACTTGCCTCGATAATTTTAGACAAATGCTTGACTGCTTTTAAAAAAAGCGGAAATAAAATAAAAAAGATAAGACCAAATAGTAAAACAAGCGCAATATAAATTGCAATTTCCAGTTCTGTGCTTAAATTTACAGATTCCTGAAACCACCCGCTTGTGATTGTCAGATTTGCAGCTCCTACCCCCAGAAGCATTCCAACCAGGGCAAACAGCACTCTAAATATTTTCTGCATTCTTCTTCACCCCCTTTCTGTCTTAAACTAAATTATACCATTCAATTCTTAAGGATTTATCTTTTATTGTCCCTTTCCTCTAAATATCCTAATTCCCAATTCTACCAGCGCTTTTTCCGACTAAAAAAAAGCCACCTTCATTGCAGCACAGGAAACCTGCGTTGCAATGAAGGTGGCTTTTTTCTATTCTTCGCTTTCCTCACAGACAGCATCATTGATGATACCTACGATTTCATCCTTATCTCGTTTTTCAATCAAAATCATCTCACTGACCAAAAAATTTCTGGCACTGTTAAGCATTTTCTTCTCACCAGTCGACAGTCCTTTTTTACGGTCCAGCAAAATCAGATTTTTTACCACTTTGGCGACTTCGAAAATATCACCTGTTTTAAGATGCTCCAGATGATCCCGGTACCTTCGGTTCCAATTTTTTTCCATTTCATCCATTGGAGCATTCATGGACTCCAGCATTTCACTGATCGCATCCTTCTCGACGACTGTCCTAACGCCAATCTCATCGACCTTATCTACTGGAATTAAGATCTGCAGCCCTTCTGAAACAATTTGCATAATGTAATAAGTATTTATCTCGTCAAAAATCTCACGCTCTTCGATTGCTTCAATGATGCCTGCGCCGTGCATTGGGTAGACAATTTTATCACCAATTTTGTACATATAACCACTCCCATCATTGATAGTTATTTCATTATACCATAAAAAAAAGGAATAAGCCTTTTATTTTATAAAAAGTTTATTCCAGTGTCAATCTTTTTTTTAAACAA
This genomic interval from Eubacteriaceae bacterium ES3 contains the following:
- a CDS encoding PIN/TRAM domain-containing protein, encoding MQKIFRVLFALVGMLLGVGAANLTITSGWFQESVNLSTELEIAIYIALVLLFGLIFFILFPLFLKAVKHLSKIIEASLENVRLVDVSFGIIGLVIGLLIAMLISIALMQIPIPWVSGVLTIAIYIVLGYIGFTIPMKKRDDILLAFQGLRKEKEPGTAPVEVKKNTKKKNCAIPKLLDTSVIIDGRIFDICQTGFVEGPLVIPVFVLNELQLISDSADELKRNRGRRGLDILNKIQTELDIEVQITEEDFDDVNEVDSKLIKLAKSTKGKIVTNDYNLNKVATVQGIEVLNMNELANAVKPIVLPGEEMKVLLVKAGKDNGQAVAYLDDGTMIVVENGKRYIGSSTIVIVTSILQTSAGRMIFAKPKR
- a CDS encoding CarD family transcriptional regulator produces the protein MYKIGDKIVYPMHGAGIIEAIEEREIFDEINTYYIMQIVSEGLQILIPVDKVDEIGVRTVVEKDAISEMLESMNAPMDEMEKNWNRRYRDHLEHLKTGDIFEVAKVVKNLILLDRKKGLSTGEKKMLNSARNFLVSEMILIEKRDKDEIVGIINDAVCEESEE